Proteins from a single region of Stappia sp. ES.058:
- a CDS encoding TRAP transporter small permease subunit: MLSAMRLYIRAVDGFNRGLGRVIMFGIFVMIGILLWSSISKTFYLPSLWTLELAQFAMVAYYILGGPYSIQLGSNVRMDLFYASWSLKKRAWVDAFTVFLLIFYLGVLFYGGLGSTAYSLGYFGSDPFVFFKDLVVAFVTGGPDAASELIGYIERSPTAWRPYLWPIKFIMIFGFFLMLLQAVSELFKDIVRIRGEEI, translated from the coding sequence ATGCTTAGCGCCATGCGCCTTTACATTCGCGCGGTGGACGGCTTCAACCGGGGGCTTGGCCGGGTGATCATGTTCGGCATCTTCGTAATGATCGGCATTCTGCTCTGGTCCTCGATTTCAAAAACCTTCTATCTGCCGTCGCTCTGGACCCTGGAACTCGCGCAATTCGCGATGGTCGCCTATTACATTCTCGGCGGTCCCTATTCGATCCAGCTCGGGTCGAATGTGCGCATGGACCTGTTCTATGCCTCCTGGTCGCTGAAGAAACGCGCCTGGGTCGACGCCTTCACGGTGTTCCTGCTCATCTTCTACCTCGGTGTGTTGTTTTATGGCGGTCTCGGGTCGACCGCCTATTCGCTCGGCTATTTCGGCAGTGATCCCTTCGTCTTTTTCAAGGACCTGGTCGTCGCCTTCGTCACCGGCGGACCGGACGCGGCCTCCGAGCTGATCGGCTACATCGAGCGCAGCCCGACGGCCTGGCGCCCGTATCTCTGGCCGATCAAGTTCATCATGATTTTCGGCTTTTTCCTGATGCTGCTGCAGGCCGTGTCCGAGCTCTTCAAGGATATCGTACGCATTCGCGGAGAAGAGATCTGA
- a CDS encoding TRAP transporter large permease subunit translates to MSYEMIALLMFASMMLMLMTGQRVFGAIGGVAALAALTLYGTGGSDIPFSAAMKLMKWYPLLTLPMFIFMGYVLSESKIADDLYRMFHVWMGPVSGGLAIGTIGLMVLVSAMNGLSVAGMAIGATIALPELLRRGYDKRMVTGVIQAGSSLGILVPPSVVLVLYAMIARAPVGQLWLAGVVPGLMMATMFIVYIYVRCRLNPKLGPALPPEDRDVSTAEKYRLLAAGILPLVIFAAMMVPFVNGWTSLVESSAIGAMTAFAAAILKRRMNWTVFETCVRQTLAISCMFMWIILAALGFGAVFDGLGAVKAIENLFTEQLGLSPWMILILMQLSFLLMGTFLDDTAMLVIVAPLYVPLVQALGFDLVWYGVLYTITTQIAYMTPPFGYNLFLMRAMAPPEITLRDIYGSIAPFVAVMVLALALIMVFPQIALWLPEYIYGR, encoded by the coding sequence ATGTCGTATGAGATGATCGCTCTTCTCATGTTCGCCTCGATGATGCTGATGCTGATGACCGGCCAGCGGGTCTTCGGTGCCATCGGCGGCGTCGCCGCGCTCGCCGCGCTCACGCTCTATGGCACCGGGGGGTCGGACATTCCCTTTTCGGCCGCCATGAAGCTGATGAAGTGGTATCCGCTCCTCACGCTGCCGATGTTCATCTTCATGGGCTACGTGCTGTCGGAATCGAAGATCGCCGACGATCTCTACAGGATGTTCCACGTCTGGATGGGGCCGGTCTCGGGCGGTCTCGCCATCGGGACCATCGGACTGATGGTGCTCGTTTCCGCGATGAACGGCCTGTCGGTCGCCGGCATGGCGATCGGCGCGACCATCGCCCTGCCCGAACTGTTGCGCCGGGGATACGACAAACGGATGGTGACCGGCGTGATCCAGGCCGGATCCTCGCTCGGCATTCTGGTTCCGCCCTCGGTGGTCCTGGTGCTTTATGCGATGATCGCGCGCGCTCCGGTCGGCCAGCTCTGGCTCGCTGGCGTCGTGCCCGGCCTGATGATGGCAACGATGTTCATCGTCTATATCTATGTGCGCTGTCGCCTCAACCCGAAGCTTGGCCCGGCTCTTCCGCCAGAGGACCGCGACGTCTCGACCGCGGAAAAATACCGGCTGCTGGCCGCCGGCATCCTGCCGCTGGTGATCTTCGCGGCCATGATGGTACCTTTCGTCAACGGCTGGACCTCGCTTGTGGAAAGCTCGGCGATCGGCGCGATGACGGCCTTCGCTGCGGCCATTCTCAAGCGGCGGATGAACTGGACGGTGTTCGAGACCTGCGTACGCCAGACACTGGCGATCTCCTGCATGTTCATGTGGATCATTCTCGCGGCACTTGGCTTTGGCGCCGTGTTCGACGGCCTGGGCGCGGTCAAGGCGATCGAGAACCTGTTTACCGAACAACTCGGCCTCAGCCCGTGGATGATCCTCATTCTGATGCAGCTTTCCTTCCTTTTGATGGGCACGTTTCTCGACGACACGGCGATGCTGGTCATCGTCGCGCCGCTCTATGTGCCGCTCGTTCAGGCGCTGGGCTTCGATCTCGTGTGGTACGGCGTGCTTTACACGATCACCACGCAGATCGCCTATATGACGCCGCCCTTCGGCTACAATCTGTTCCTGATGCGCGCCATGGCGCCACCCGAGATCACCCTGCGCGACATCTACGGGTCGATCGCGCCCTTCGTGGCCGTGATGGTGCTGGCGCTCGCGCTGATCATGGTCTTTCCGCAGATTGCGCTCTGGCTTCCGGAGTATATCTATGGACGCTGA
- a CDS encoding TRAP transporter substrate-binding protein has product MTNRRDFLKKAGLGTVAAAGASTLAAPAVLGQAPIKWRLQTYAGPALAEHVIKPHIDAFNKAANGDMEIELFFADQLVPTGELFRAMQRGTIDAVQSDDDSMASPTEVTVFGGYFPFASRYSLDVPVLFNQYGLKEIWEEEYAKVGVKHISAGAWDPCHFATKNPIRSLEDLKGKRVFTFPTAGRFLAQFGVVPVTLPWEDIEVAVQTGELDGVAWSGITEDYTVGWADVTDYFLTNNISGAWAGSFFANMEKWNELPDHLRTMLQLAMDASHYYRQWWYWGGEASLRVNGTKMQLTSIPDDEWQQVEDAAMVFWDEIAAESETKAKVVEIFKKYNKDMQKAGRPYRYT; this is encoded by the coding sequence ATGACAAACAGACGCGATTTCCTCAAGAAGGCCGGTCTTGGAACCGTTGCCGCCGCCGGTGCATCGACGCTGGCCGCTCCCGCCGTTCTCGGTCAGGCGCCGATCAAGTGGCGCCTGCAGACCTATGCCGGTCCGGCGCTCGCCGAACACGTCATCAAGCCGCATATCGACGCCTTCAACAAGGCGGCGAACGGCGACATGGAGATCGAGCTCTTCTTCGCCGATCAGCTCGTTCCCACCGGCGAACTGTTCCGCGCCATGCAGCGCGGCACCATCGACGCCGTGCAGTCGGACGATGATTCCATGGCCTCGCCGACGGAAGTCACCGTCTTCGGCGGTTACTTCCCCTTCGCCAGTCGCTATTCGCTGGATGTGCCGGTGCTGTTCAACCAGTACGGCCTGAAGGAGATCTGGGAAGAGGAATACGCCAAGGTCGGCGTCAAGCACATCTCCGCCGGTGCGTGGGATCCCTGCCACTTCGCCACCAAGAACCCGATCCGCTCGCTGGAAGATCTGAAGGGCAAGCGCGTCTTCACCTTCCCGACAGCGGGGCGTTTTCTGGCGCAGTTCGGTGTCGTGCCGGTCACGCTGCCTTGGGAAGACATCGAGGTTGCCGTCCAGACCGGCGAGCTCGACGGCGTTGCCTGGTCGGGCATCACCGAGGACTACACCGTTGGCTGGGCCGACGTGACCGACTACTTCTTGACCAACAACATCTCCGGCGCGTGGGCCGGCTCCTTCTTCGCCAACATGGAGAAGTGGAACGAGCTGCCCGATCACCTGAGGACCATGCTTCAGCTCGCAATGGATGCGTCGCACTACTATCGCCAGTGGTGGTACTGGGGCGGCGAGGCGTCGTTGCGCGTCAACGGCACCAAGATGCAGCTGACCTCCATTCCCGATGACGAATGGCAGCAGGTCGAGGATGCAGCCATGGTGTTCTGGGACGAGATCGCGGCCGAGTCCGAGACCAAGGCGAAGGTCGTGGAGATCTTCAAGAAGTACAACAAGGACATGCAGAAGGCCGGTCGGCCTTACCGCTACACCTGA
- a CDS encoding glutamine synthetase family protein, with product MAGNLTFDALKRAVADGEIDTVLTCIVDMQGRLMGKRYHAQMFVDHAHAETHCCNYLLATDLEMYTVEGYRATSWAGGYGDYVMRPDLTTLRLVPWLEGTAMVLCDVLDHHTHEEVPHSPRTMLKRQIARLEEMGLVAKTATELEFFLFEKSFDEIRRSGFRDLEPISAYNEDYHILQTTKEEEVLRPLRNHLYAAGIPVENSKGEAETGQEELNIRYAEALDCADHHTIAKHATKEIAWQHGRAVTFLPKWHRDKVGSSSHVHQSLWTKAGESVFHDPDGTHGMSDKMRHYMAGLIKYAPDYTYFLAPYVNSYKRFQKGTFAPTKTAWSVDNRTAGFRLCGEGTKGVRVECRIGGSDLNPYLALAVQLAAGIRGLEEKLELEAPITGDIYQAKRLKEIPGTLRDATKTLKTSKLLRDAFGDQVVDHYVRAAEWEQEEFDQVVTDYEIARGFERC from the coding sequence ATGGCTGGCAATCTCACCTTTGACGCCCTCAAGCGGGCGGTCGCCGACGGCGAAATCGACACCGTCCTGACCTGTATCGTCGACATGCAGGGCCGGCTGATGGGAAAACGCTATCATGCCCAGATGTTCGTCGATCACGCCCATGCCGAGACGCATTGCTGCAACTATCTGCTGGCGACCGATCTAGAGATGTACACCGTCGAGGGATACCGCGCGACGAGCTGGGCCGGCGGCTACGGCGACTATGTGATGCGCCCCGATCTGACGACGCTGCGCCTCGTGCCCTGGCTCGAGGGCACCGCGATGGTGCTGTGCGACGTGCTCGACCACCACACCCACGAAGAGGTGCCGCATTCTCCGCGCACCATGCTGAAGCGTCAGATCGCACGGCTTGAGGAGATGGGTCTCGTTGCCAAGACGGCGACGGAACTGGAGTTCTTTCTTTTCGAGAAGAGTTTCGACGAGATCCGCCGTTCCGGCTTTCGCGATCTGGAGCCGATCTCCGCCTACAATGAGGATTATCATATCCTCCAGACGACCAAGGAGGAGGAGGTGCTGCGCCCGCTGCGCAACCACCTCTATGCCGCCGGCATCCCGGTCGAGAATTCCAAGGGCGAGGCAGAAACCGGTCAGGAAGAGCTGAACATCCGCTATGCGGAGGCGCTCGATTGCGCCGATCATCACACCATCGCGAAGCATGCGACCAAGGAAATCGCGTGGCAGCACGGTCGCGCTGTCACCTTCCTGCCGAAGTGGCACCGCGACAAGGTCGGCTCCTCGTCGCATGTGCATCAGTCGCTGTGGACCAAGGCCGGTGAAAGCGTGTTCCACGATCCCGACGGCACGCACGGCATGTCGGACAAGATGCGCCACTACATGGCCGGACTGATCAAATACGCGCCCGATTACACTTATTTCCTGGCGCCCTATGTTAACAGCTACAAGCGCTTCCAGAAAGGCACCTTCGCGCCGACGAAGACCGCCTGGTCGGTCGACAACCGCACGGCCGGCTTCCGGCTTTGCGGAGAGGGCACCAAGGGTGTACGGGTCGAATGCCGCATCGGCGGATCCGACCTCAACCCCTATCTGGCGCTTGCTGTTCAGCTTGCCGCCGGGATACGCGGCCTTGAGGAAAAGCTGGAGCTCGAGGCGCCGATCACCGGCGATATCTATCAAGCCAAGCGGCTGAAGGAGATCCCGGGAACGCTGCGCGACGCGACCAAGACCCTGAAGACGTCGAAGCTGCTTCGCGACGCCTTCGGCGACCAGGTGGTCGACCACTACGTTCGCGCAGCCGAATGGGAACAGGAAGAGTTCGACCAGGTGGTCACGGACTACGAGATCGCCCGCGGATTCGAGCGCTGCTGA
- a CDS encoding aldehyde dehydrogenase family protein, whose protein sequence is MSETIKLISPVDGSVYAERPVTANAELNRAVTRARTAQSDWAARPISERCAAVAAAIDALEAMNDEIVPELAWQMGRPVRYGGEMGGTRERADYMIKIAEEALAPRRHTDRPGFTRYVKPEPLGIVMVIAPWNYPFMTAINTVVPALVAGNAVILKHAAQTLLVGERLAAAFRAAGLPDGVFQNVVLTHGQTETLLGSGAIDHINFTGSVGGGRAIEKAAAGTFASLALELGGKDPAYVRADADVDAAVAGLADGAFFNSGQCCCGIERVYVHEKHFDAVAEGLAEVARGFVLGNPLEEATTLGPMAQARFAAHVREQSDEAVRKGAKALVDTSAFAADVPGTAYLAPQVLVDVDHQMSVMREESFGPVVGVMKVRNDEEALALMNDSPYGLTASIWTADEQAAIALGDRLETGTVFMNRCDYLDPALVWTGVKETGKGAALSELGYLSLTRPKSYHLRLKT, encoded by the coding sequence ATGTCGGAAACGATCAAGCTGATTTCTCCGGTTGACGGGTCGGTCTATGCCGAACGCCCGGTGACCGCGAATGCCGAACTCAACCGGGCCGTGACACGCGCGCGCACTGCTCAGAGCGACTGGGCGGCGCGGCCCATTTCCGAGCGATGCGCGGCGGTTGCCGCTGCCATCGATGCGCTCGAGGCGATGAACGACGAGATCGTTCCCGAGCTTGCCTGGCAGATGGGGCGACCGGTGCGCTATGGCGGCGAGATGGGCGGCACGCGCGAACGTGCCGACTACATGATCAAGATCGCCGAAGAGGCTCTTGCCCCGCGTCGGCACACGGATCGTCCGGGCTTCACCCGGTATGTAAAGCCCGAGCCGCTCGGTATCGTCATGGTCATTGCGCCGTGGAATTATCCGTTCATGACCGCGATCAACACCGTGGTACCGGCGCTTGTCGCCGGCAATGCGGTGATCCTCAAGCATGCCGCGCAGACGCTGCTCGTCGGCGAGCGCCTCGCTGCGGCGTTCAGGGCGGCGGGCCTGCCGGACGGCGTGTTCCAGAACGTGGTGCTCACCCACGGCCAGACCGAGACGCTGCTGGGGTCGGGCGCGATCGACCACATCAATTTTACCGGCTCCGTCGGCGGCGGTCGCGCGATCGAAAAGGCGGCGGCCGGCACCTTTGCTTCGCTGGCGCTGGAACTCGGCGGCAAGGACCCCGCCTATGTCCGTGCCGATGCCGATGTCGACGCCGCCGTTGCAGGTCTCGCCGATGGCGCCTTCTTCAATTCCGGACAATGCTGCTGCGGCATCGAGCGCGTCTATGTCCATGAAAAGCACTTCGACGCGGTGGCCGAAGGGCTTGCCGAGGTCGCGCGTGGCTTCGTGCTGGGCAATCCGCTCGAGGAGGCGACGACGCTTGGTCCCATGGCCCAGGCGCGTTTCGCGGCTCACGTGCGCGAGCAGAGCGACGAGGCGGTTCGCAAGGGCGCGAAGGCGCTGGTCGATACCTCTGCCTTTGCCGCCGATGTTCCGGGCACGGCCTATCTCGCGCCGCAGGTGCTTGTCGATGTCGATCACCAGATGTCGGTGATGCGAGAGGAAAGCTTCGGCCCGGTCGTCGGTGTGATGAAGGTCCGCAACGACGAGGAAGCGCTGGCGCTGATGAACGACAGTCCCTACGGCCTCACCGCCTCGATCTGGACGGCGGACGAACAGGCGGCGATCGCGCTTGGCGACAGGCTGGAGACGGGCACCGTCTTCATGAACCGCTGCGACTATCTCGATCCGGCGCTGGTCTGGACGGGGGTCAAGGAAACCGGTAAGGGGGCCGCCCTTTCGGAGCTTGGTTATCTGTCTCTGACGCGTCCGAAGTCCTATCACCTGCGCCTCAAGACCTGA
- a CDS encoding iron-containing alcohol dehydrogenase, whose product MTSTPSANWSYPTSVRFGAGRIRELGSCATIVGMKRPLLVTDPGLAKLPMTEAALEVLRDAGLEPAVFSEIKPNPTGANVEAGVAVYRAGNHDGVIAFGGGSGLDAGKAIAFMSGQTRPMWDFEDVGDWWKRADPDGIAPIIAVPTTAGTGSEVGRASVITNEESHTKKVIFHPKMLPEIVICDPELTVGMPRYFTVGTGMDALAHCLEAYSSTFYHPMGDGIALEGIRLVFENLKRAADVPDDLVARGNLMSAAAMGAVAFQKGLGAIHALSHPVGALYDTHHGMTNAVFMPYVLAFNRPVIEDKFVRLAGFLGLEGGYDGVMKAVLKLREDLNVPNTLAGLNVDGAKRDQIAEMAVVDPTAGGNPLELTVDGARAIFDAALEGHL is encoded by the coding sequence ATGACGTCCACTCCTTCCGCGAACTGGTCCTATCCAACCTCCGTGCGTTTCGGCGCCGGCCGCATCAGGGAGCTTGGCTCCTGCGCGACCATCGTCGGCATGAAGCGCCCGCTGCTTGTCACCGATCCCGGCCTTGCAAAACTTCCCATGACCGAGGCAGCCCTTGAAGTGCTTCGCGATGCGGGCCTCGAGCCGGCCGTCTTCAGCGAGATCAAGCCCAATCCGACCGGTGCCAATGTCGAGGCCGGCGTTGCCGTCTATCGCGCCGGCAACCACGATGGCGTGATCGCCTTTGGCGGCGGATCGGGTCTGGACGCCGGCAAGGCGATTGCCTTCATGTCCGGCCAGACGCGCCCGATGTGGGATTTTGAGGATGTCGGCGACTGGTGGAAGCGTGCCGATCCGGACGGCATCGCGCCGATCATCGCGGTTCCCACCACCGCCGGCACTGGCTCCGAAGTGGGGCGCGCAAGTGTCATCACCAACGAGGAATCCCACACCAAGAAGGTGATCTTCCATCCAAAGATGCTGCCCGAGATCGTCATTTGCGATCCCGAATTGACTGTCGGCATGCCGCGCTACTTCACGGTCGGTACCGGCATGGACGCGCTGGCGCATTGCCTTGAGGCCTATTCCTCGACCTTCTACCACCCCATGGGCGACGGGATCGCGTTGGAAGGCATTCGGCTGGTGTTTGAAAACCTCAAGCGGGCGGCAGACGTGCCGGATGATCTCGTTGCGCGGGGCAATCTGATGTCTGCGGCCGCCATGGGCGCGGTCGCTTTCCAGAAGGGGCTCGGCGCGATCCACGCATTGTCGCATCCCGTCGGCGCGCTTTATGACACGCATCACGGCATGACCAATGCGGTCTTCATGCCCTATGTGCTGGCGTTCAACCGTCCGGTGATCGAGGACAAATTCGTGCGTCTCGCCGGATTCCTCGGCCTTGAAGGCGGCTACGACGGCGTGATGAAGGCGGTTCTGAAACTGCGCGAGGACCTGAATGTGCCGAACACGCTGGCCGGGCTCAATGTCGATGGCGCAAAGCGCGACCAGATCGCCGAGATGGCCGTGGTCGACCCGACCGCCGGCGGCAATCCGCTTGAACTGACAGTCGACGGCGCCCGTGCCATCTTCGATGCGGCGCTTGAAGGTCACCTTTAG
- the trpA gene encoding tryptophan synthase subunit alpha gives MTTTRIDRRFAACKAANRPALVTFVTAGDPDLATSQAILDALPAAGADVIELGMPFSDPMAEGIPIQRATQRALAAGQTMDKTLEMVRAFRRRDDDTPIVLMGYYNPIYVRNPAVFVKTAVEAGVDGLIIVDIPPEADDELCLPALDAGLNFIRLTTPTTDDKRLPAVLANTSGFVYYVSVTGITGATIANRTRVGEAVQRIKRHTELPVAVGFGVKSAEDAQIIGRDADGVVVGSVLVEAVRTSLDDAGKATDKTVSAVADVVKNLAEGATRARQS, from the coding sequence ATGACGACAACGCGGATCGACCGTCGCTTTGCGGCGTGCAAGGCGGCGAACAGACCGGCGCTGGTGACCTTCGTAACTGCCGGCGACCCGGATCTCGCGACCTCGCAGGCGATCCTCGATGCCCTCCCTGCCGCCGGAGCCGATGTCATCGAACTCGGCATGCCGTTCTCGGATCCCATGGCCGAGGGCATTCCGATCCAGCGCGCGACGCAGCGTGCGCTTGCCGCCGGCCAGACCATGGACAAGACGCTGGAGATGGTGCGGGCCTTCCGTCGCCGCGATGACGACACCCCCATCGTGCTGATGGGCTACTATAATCCGATTTATGTGCGTAATCCCGCCGTTTTTGTGAAGACGGCGGTCGAAGCCGGTGTGGACGGGTTGATTATCGTCGACATTCCGCCCGAGGCCGACGACGAGTTGTGCCTGCCCGCGCTGGACGCCGGTCTCAATTTTATTCGCCTGACAACACCGACGACCGACGACAAGCGCCTGCCGGCCGTACTCGCCAATACCTCCGGTTTCGTCTACTACGTCTCTGTGACCGGGATCACCGGCGCGACGATCGCCAATCGCACCCGGGTCGGCGAGGCCGTGCAGCGCATCAAGCGCCACACCGAACTGCCTGTCGCGGTCGGTTTTGGCGTGAAGTCGGCGGAAGATGCGCAGATCATCGGACGCGATGCCGACGGCGTCGTGGTTGGCTCCGTTCTCGTCGAGGCGGTACGCACCAGCCTTGATGATGCCGGAAAGGCAACCGATAAGACAGTGAGCGCGGTCGCCGATGTTGTGAAGAACCTCGCCGAGGGCGCGACCCGCGCCCGGCAGAGCTGA
- the accD gene encoding acetyl-CoA carboxylase, carboxyltransferase subunit beta, producing the protein MNWINNLVRPKIRGLLQKRDVPENLWIKCPETGEMVFHRDLEANQWVVPTSGHHMRVAGKKRLELFFDGGAYETVKTPGVAADPLKFRDEKRYTDRLRDARAKTGLDDAVTVATGLLKGMPMTAAVQDFAFMGGSLGMAAGEAIIAGMETAVERGTPFVMFAASGGARMQEGILSLMQMPRTTVGVQMLREAGLPFIVVFTNPTTGGVTASYAMLGDVHLAEPGALIGFAGPRVIEQTIREKLPEGFQRSEYLFDHGMIDAVVHRHDLPETIARICGILTKTPVGVPDPEELAADIAAADGADEDMPSETETAKDEATVGNAT; encoded by the coding sequence TTGAACTGGATCAACAACCTCGTTCGCCCGAAGATCCGCGGTCTGCTGCAGAAGCGGGACGTGCCGGAGAACCTCTGGATCAAGTGCCCCGAAACCGGGGAAATGGTGTTTCACCGCGATCTCGAGGCCAACCAGTGGGTGGTGCCGACGTCCGGGCATCACATGCGCGTCGCCGGCAAGAAGCGGCTCGAGCTGTTTTTCGACGGGGGAGCCTACGAGACGGTCAAGACGCCCGGCGTCGCTGCGGACCCGCTGAAGTTCCGGGACGAAAAGCGCTACACCGACCGTCTGCGCGATGCGCGGGCCAAAACCGGCCTGGACGATGCCGTGACGGTTGCGACCGGTCTGCTCAAGGGCATGCCGATGACGGCCGCCGTCCAGGACTTTGCCTTCATGGGCGGATCGCTCGGCATGGCGGCGGGCGAGGCCATCATCGCCGGCATGGAAACAGCGGTCGAGCGCGGAACGCCCTTTGTCATGTTCGCGGCCTCCGGTGGCGCGCGCATGCAGGAAGGTATTCTCTCGCTGATGCAGATGCCGCGCACCACCGTCGGCGTACAGATGCTGCGCGAGGCAGGGTTGCCCTTCATCGTTGTGTTCACCAATCCGACGACCGGCGGCGTCACCGCGTCCTATGCCATGCTTGGCGATGTGCATCTGGCGGAGCCCGGCGCACTGATCGGCTTCGCCGGTCCGCGCGTCATCGAGCAGACCATCCGCGAGAAATTGCCCGAGGGCTTCCAGCGGTCCGAGTACCTTTTCGATCACGGGATGATCGATGCGGTGGTCCATCGCCACGATCTGCCCGAGACCATTGCTCGTATTTGCGGCATCCTGACCAAGACGCCGGTTGGCGTTCCGGATCCGGAAGAGCTTGCAGCCGATATCGCTGCAGCCGACGGCGCGGATGAGGACATGCCGTCAGAGACCGAGACGGCGAAAGACGAGGCGACGGTCGGCAATGCAACCTGA
- a CDS encoding folylpolyglutamate synthase/dihydrofolate synthase family protein produces the protein MDQVTAILDRLLALHPREIDLSLGRMERLLEALGRPQGRLPPTIHIAGTNGKGSTTAFMRAILEAAGLKVHVYTSPHLVSFNERIRIAGRLVDDARLIGALDACEQANAGEEITFFEVTTAAAFWLFAEEPADILLLEVGLGGRLDATNVIDAPLASVITPVSMDHERYLGETLADIAAEKAGILKAGAPAIVAPQPEAARDVVARLAGALGAPLTSFGEGFHAFEENGRLVYQDDEGLMDLPRPRLIGRHQAVNAGMAIAALRQAGRLPDAETIGRGLLSVDWPGRMQPLMHGPLLDLCPPETELWLDGGHNPGAGAAIAAEMGLQQERSDRPLYLVSGMLKTKDPVGFFQPFAGLARHVATIPIASTDAYRRPEDLAGAAADAGLQATAFASLEAALKDTGERAELDGVAPRVLICGSLYLAGEILSKNGMRPV, from the coding sequence ATGGATCAGGTAACGGCGATACTGGACCGGTTGCTCGCGCTTCACCCGCGCGAGATCGACTTGTCGCTCGGGCGCATGGAACGCCTTCTGGAGGCGCTTGGCCGTCCGCAGGGCCGTCTCCCGCCGACGATTCACATCGCCGGGACCAACGGCAAGGGATCGACCACCGCCTTCATGCGCGCGATCCTGGAGGCGGCCGGCCTCAAGGTTCATGTCTATACCTCTCCGCATCTCGTTTCCTTCAACGAACGCATCCGCATTGCCGGGCGGCTTGTCGACGACGCACGGCTAATCGGCGCGCTCGATGCCTGCGAACAGGCGAATGCGGGCGAGGAGATCACCTTCTTCGAGGTGACGACGGCGGCGGCCTTCTGGCTGTTTGCGGAAGAGCCGGCCGATATCCTGTTGCTTGAGGTCGGGCTTGGCGGGCGGCTGGATGCCACCAATGTCATCGATGCGCCGCTTGCAAGCGTCATTACACCCGTCTCGATGGATCACGAACGCTATCTCGGCGAGACCCTGGCCGATATCGCAGCGGAGAAGGCGGGCATCCTGAAAGCGGGCGCGCCGGCGATCGTCGCGCCCCAGCCGGAAGCGGCCCGGGATGTTGTCGCGCGCCTGGCCGGCGCGCTCGGCGCGCCGCTGACATCGTTCGGCGAAGGGTTTCATGCTTTCGAGGAAAACGGCCGGCTGGTCTATCAGGATGACGAAGGCCTGATGGACCTGCCCCGTCCCCGGTTGATCGGGCGTCATCAAGCGGTGAATGCCGGCATGGCCATCGCCGCGCTGCGCCAGGCAGGACGCTTGCCCGATGCAGAAACGATCGGTCGCGGTCTGCTGTCCGTGGACTGGCCGGGCCGCATGCAGCCGCTGATGCACGGCCCGTTGCTGGATCTCTGTCCGCCTGAGACCGAACTCTGGCTCGACGGCGGACACAATCCGGGCGCCGGCGCCGCGATCGCGGCGGAGATGGGCTTGCAGCAAGAGCGCTCGGATCGCCCGCTGTATCTTGTGTCCGGAATGTTGAAGACCAAGGATCCGGTTGGCTTCTTTCAACCCTTTGCAGGCCTTGCTCGCCATGTCGCGACGATCCCGATTGCCTCGACCGATGCCTATCGCAGGCCGGAGGACCTTGCTGGAGCGGCCGCGGATGCCGGCCTGCAGGCGACCGCCTTCGCTTCGCTCGAAGCTGCGCTGAAGGATACCGGCGAGCGGGCCGAACTCGATGGCGTGGCGCCCCGCGTCCTGATCTGCGGGTCGCTCTATCTAGCCGGAGAGATCCTGTCGAAGAACGGCATGCGCCCGGTCTGA